The window AACAATGCCATACTTGCCTTATATATACCCAAATCATTTTTGACGATACCAGTGTATAGTGCAACACCTTTGTACCTCACCGCTCTATTTCAGGGGAAGGTCAAAGTTACCGTACATCTATGGCAGGCATCACTGAAATGCCCAAAGACATCCTACACTGTAACAATACTGTGTTCATGCCCTCCTGGTAAGAGACTGCGATATGAGTATCCCTATGTCATCTCTATGGAAGACTATTTGCATGGCAATCCTAAAGATGATACATTCAGAAAAAGACCTTTGCTGTTTGACTTGGAGGTTAGTGTTGTACTATTGCTCTGCCTTTCTCTGTCTCCGGCtgccctctgtctgtctgtgtctctgtctgactgtctatctgtctgcttCTGTCTCTCCCTCTCTAGTCAGTAATTGTATCACTATCACCCTCTGTCTTATTTCTTATTCACTTTTAAGTCAGCGTAAGGCTATGGAAATACTGTGGGTGTATAGAAGTCGCTGATGACCAAATTATGCAGAATTATTCAGAAACACTTTGTTCATGTTCTGTAAAACTCAATCACACTTTAGAAGTTGAGAGTTCACATACTTTGCATATAAGTTCTaagtgaaatatttgtaaagtatacaaaatattttttgaatttttaattgattgattggtaagtttgcatatataatgtACCATGCACAGGTTAGAAAGTCAATGTTACACCTGTCATTATCTTTGTTATTATGGCAGATCAGGAATTTACTTTCCTTTGTCAAGTTCATTGCACATAACCAATGAATTCTCTTCTTATCAAGGTCAACTATCGGCCACCATCCAAATATGGCATTGCAATCCCTATGAGTCCTCATGTGTACAATGTAGATCCAAGCAAGCCAATACCAAGAAACATGTTCCAGGTATCTCAGGTAAGATCATCTCCATCCTGTCTTATCAAATGCTGACTTACATTTTATACCTCTTTCTCGATCCCCTTTcctttatttaaccctttcacccaaTTCCCTATGTATAGGTCCAGTCACCCAATTGAAACCATGGTGTTACAAATTTCTGTGGATAGAGGATTAAATGATGTTATGATTTTCAGTGTATATGAGAATATACTTAGactagtacatgtacatactccTTTTTCATATTTATGTTTCAAATGTTGAAGTAGCTTGTATGGTACATGTGTTTTGTATGATTTTTCCAGAGCTTTATTTTATGTGACACTCAAATAAACTACATTTCTTTTATACCAACAGCCATCCGATTAATTCTTCCATGGCTGGACTTGCATATTTCTTCTGTGACAAGAAAGTCAGTTGGACAGTGATAGTCATGgtttatttacattttccatCTGATTTATTCAATTATTCATTTCCAGATTTGCTGTACACCCTCCCCTCCATGAATCACTTCCAAGGTATATTTAGATACCAATTTAGAATGGGGGGAGTTAGTCACAGTTCATTATTTCTCCCTCTGATTTACTGATTGCCAGAGTTGCCCCACAACCTCCCCTCCCCTCTACTCCCTTACAAGGTGTATTTGCACAATCTATTTAAGGGGTGGCTTATGGTTACagtgaaatttacaaattttggcTTCTCCATCTGGTTGACAGGAAAGTTGGAGATTCAAGCAGTGTGCTGGCAAACAAAGCCAAGACGAGTGTAACTGTACAGACATGATGAGATATTCCAATTTAGCCAAGTATTCAGATTGTAAACAGAGGGTAAGTGAACACAGTGTTTGAAGCATAGTCAAAATGATCATTCTGTTTAACTTTTAGTTTCCTGTCGTAAAAAGTGAACAAGTGCCTTCTGATATGCAACAGCTTGAATTGATGATGTTCATGCAGTTTAGTCTAGACTTATGAAAGGAAACATCAGCTCTGAAATAAAGTACACTGCTTTCTATATTCAATCTTCAATACATTCCAGTCCACAGAATTGTTCTGGTTTCATCTCTTCAAGCACATGTACTTTGTCATCTGTAAACATTAATAGATATGAACAGTTTGTATCATTTCTAATACCTGATATGTAAATCAAGTTAGTCAGCCCCTCAGATTTTACCTGTTTACCCCTATTCACTGTAAACAAGTccatcaatcaccattgataacaatgagtgTGAGCCATACCATAGTGATGAGAGGTTGACTCCAATATATGATATTGTCACCTGTTGTCATAAAATTCGTCTATTTCATTACAACTGTTGAAGAATTATTGTGAGTCTAACCAACAGTGGACATTGCTTTACTCACATCATAGGTGTATAGAGTAAGACAGGCATCAGGCAAGCTGCCACTCAAATTCTTCCTGCATACAGATGAGATGGAAGTGTTGATGACATCACCGTATGTGATCACATTGGAGGAAGTCAATGGCAGAGAAGACTATTTTGTGCAAAGTAAGTCCTGTAAAACAGACACTGACATATTTGATAGTTCCTCCTTGTTATAGGCATGCCTTGAAAAATTATGCTTGCATACCTTACCAAACTgatcattttctgaaatttggaaaaaattagCAATTAGTTAAAAATAGAATTATACTGCTTTGAATAAGACAGACATTATTTTAGTCATATAGTATTCTCCATATATTTCAGACACACCGACACCTAGCTTGGATGCCATGATATCAGATGACAGACTAGTAAACAGATCAGAGTACCTGGATCCTAACACAGCTAAAATTATCATGCAGGTAAGACAACAATTGCTTTAATTGGATACAAATATGCCAGGACATAAAATAAGATATATTATGTTTTGGTCAACATACACCTGTCTGGTGTGTGCACAATGACTGGGTAGTAGTTTACCAATTATTGCAAGTCATATCATCCCTACAAGTTCCTCCATATTCATTCTTGGAATCTATAATAGCCAAATTTTGGATGTCTGtggttttttttgcatttgcaCCAAAATGTAATAACAGGCAACTTTACGTGTATCCAACTTCTGTGTTTGTTCCATGGACTAATTGTTGTCTTAGTATATTACCTCAAAAAACAGCGAAATGTAAAGATTTTTCCAGCAAACCGTTCAAAGTCATGATTAACCATGTCAGATAAAATCAAGATATTTCCAAGTCATGCATTATGCATCATGTGCAGACCGGTACCTTTAGCCTGGTGTGTTCAACAAAATAGCAATGCAAGCATTACTCCCTGATGTGAACATGATATACCGGTATTAAAAGATTTGAATATGACTGGAGAGAGATTACTGTAATCTGTTTCAATCACTctcaattttcagaaaattatcAGCAATCATTATGAGCATGTAGTACATGATATAGGATATCAGTTGTATTCACCAGTATATGCTTGGTTCATATTCAACATCAAGCTTGCATCACAGCAACTGCAGCACATGTTTTAATCCACATTATAAAAATTGCTGCTTAAAATGATTCAAAACTTCCATTTTCctcgaaaaacaaaataaaagtctGGATAGGGAGACAATTTGGTAGGCACATAATGAAACATGAGATATAGTCATGTGTCATATTCCTCTTTCAACTTGGAATTGTAAACTGTTATCTTTCAGGGGTCAGGTCTATATCACTTTAGAGCCAAGGTTATCCCAGGCTTCTCATACTGTGAACTTGAAGATGAACTTCAGGTAAGGCAAACAAATCTTATCATTTCTTTTTATGACAAACCAATGTTGAACAATTTGATGAAAAAGTTACAGTCTCTGTTACTTAATTATGACAATAAAGATCTTTCTTAGGttaattgttgttttgttcCAGGTGTTCATAGATGGCGCTGTTCTACCCTATCCACTGCAGATGATAGTCATCGTCTCTGTCAGCATTTTGATCGGTGGATTTCTCTTCGTCATATATCTGTGGTATCTGCATAATCACCACACGCATCGTACAATCAGGATTGGCTCCAGGTGTCAAAAACTTCACtgataattctttcaaaattggaaaattttctttttttcaaagaaaaatggaATATTATATACTGTAAAGTCGCTTTGCTTCTATTTCAAGTGACAAGTAAAGATTGAAATGTACTTTGTTCTAAgacattctttcatttttaattgttttacaatgTCAGTTAATTATCCTGCC is drawn from Ptychodera flava strain L36383 unplaced genomic scaffold, AS_Pfla_20210202 Scaffold_50__1_contigs__length_938362_pilon, whole genome shotgun sequence and contains these coding sequences:
- the LOC139128335 gene encoding cation channel sperm-associated auxiliary subunit beta-like encodes the protein MLTVTLRHEVYFPGKVKVTVHLWQASLKCPKTSYTVTILCSCPPGKRLRYEYPYVISMEDYLHGNPKDDTFRKRPLLFDLEVNYRPPSKYGIAIPMSPHVYNVDPSKPIPRNMFQVSQESWRFKQCAGKQSQDECNCTDMMRYSNLAKYSDCKQRVYRVRQASGKLPLKFFLHTDEMEVLMTSPYVITLEEVNGREDYFVQNTPTPSLDAMISDDRLVNRSEYLDPNTAKIIMQGSGLYHFRAKVIPGFSYCELEDELQVFIDGAVLPYPLQMIVIVSVSILIGGFLFVIYLWYLHNHHTHRTIRIGSRCQKLH